A window of the Dyadobacter pollutisoli genome harbors these coding sequences:
- a CDS encoding four helix bundle protein, with protein sequence MKLEELQIYQLAMSLGEKVWTVVEPWGYFLKDTLGKQLVRATDSIAANIAEGYGRFHFKENLNFCFYSRGSLQETRTWLTKARNRNLIETEKFEELTQLCDQLSIKLNNYIKTIGKTPLKLNDNK encoded by the coding sequence ATGAAACTTGAAGAATTACAGATTTATCAATTGGCAATGTCACTTGGTGAAAAGGTATGGACAGTCGTTGAACCCTGGGGCTACTTTTTGAAAGACACTCTTGGTAAACAACTTGTGAGAGCGACAGACTCCATTGCGGCGAATATTGCGGAAGGATATGGGAGGTTTCACTTTAAGGAAAATCTGAACTTTTGTTTCTATTCCAGAGGTTCTCTACAAGAGACAAGAACCTGGTTGACAAAAGCAAGGAACAGAAATCTGATCGAAACAGAAAAATTCGAAGAATTAACCCAACTTTGCGATCAGTTGTCAATAAAACTCAATAATTACATAAAAACAATAGGCAAAACTCCTCTGAAACTTAATGACAACAAATGA
- the lpdA gene encoding dihydrolipoyl dehydrogenase, whose translation MAQTYDVIVIGSGPGGYPAAIRASQLGLKVAIVEKESLGGICLNWGCIPTKALLKSAQVFEYIKHAKDYGINVSDSSADFGAVIKRSRGVADTMSKGVSFLMKKNKIDVIMGTGKVKGQKTVAVTDKDGKTTDYTAAKGVIIATGARARELPNIKIDGQKVIEYRKAMSLEKQPASMLVVGSGAIGMEFAYVYASMGTKVTVVEFLPNLVPVEDEDISKEIAKQYKKLGIDTYVNSTVETVDVSGNGCKVSVKTPDGQKSFEVDIVLSAAGIVSNLENIGLEETGIKTDKGKITVNEWYETSVPGFYAIGDCTPGPALAHVATAEGIICAEKIAGHKTEALDYGNIPGCTYCQPEIASVGLTEKKAKEAGYDIKVGKFPFKASGKAVGAGVTDGFVKVIFDSKYGEFLGAHMIGANVTEMIAEVVVARKLETTSHEIMRAIHPHPTMSEALKGATEAAYGEAIDL comes from the coding sequence ATGGCTCAAACATATGATGTGATTGTAATTGGTAGCGGCCCCGGAGGTTATCCCGCAGCCATTCGTGCTTCCCAATTAGGACTTAAAGTTGCAATTGTTGAAAAAGAAAGTTTAGGAGGAATTTGCCTTAACTGGGGTTGTATCCCTACCAAAGCACTTCTGAAAAGTGCCCAGGTTTTTGAATACATTAAGCATGCAAAAGACTATGGTATCAATGTAAGCGATTCGTCTGCCGATTTCGGAGCGGTTATCAAACGCAGCCGCGGCGTTGCCGATACCATGAGCAAAGGGGTATCATTTTTGATGAAGAAGAATAAGATCGACGTCATCATGGGTACCGGTAAAGTAAAAGGCCAGAAAACGGTTGCGGTTACAGATAAAGACGGTAAGACAACGGATTACACAGCTGCTAAAGGCGTTATCATCGCAACAGGTGCCCGCGCCCGCGAATTGCCAAACATTAAAATTGATGGCCAGAAGGTAATCGAATACCGTAAAGCCATGAGCCTTGAAAAGCAGCCTGCCTCTATGTTGGTTGTAGGTTCTGGCGCAATTGGAATGGAATTCGCTTACGTATATGCTTCGATGGGAACGAAAGTAACCGTTGTTGAATTCCTGCCAAATCTGGTTCCGGTCGAAGATGAAGACATTTCAAAAGAGATCGCGAAACAATACAAAAAGCTTGGCATTGACACTTACGTGAACTCAACGGTTGAGACAGTTGACGTGTCAGGAAATGGTTGCAAAGTTTCTGTAAAAACGCCGGACGGACAAAAGTCCTTTGAAGTGGATATCGTTCTTTCTGCTGCCGGAATTGTTTCCAACCTTGAAAACATTGGTTTGGAAGAAACGGGCATTAAAACGGATAAAGGCAAAATCACTGTAAACGAATGGTATGAAACCAGCGTTCCAGGATTTTATGCAATCGGTGACTGCACACCTGGCCCGGCTTTGGCACACGTTGCTACGGCTGAGGGAATTATCTGTGCAGAGAAAATCGCTGGACACAAAACGGAAGCACTAGATTACGGAAACATTCCGGGATGTACTTACTGTCAGCCTGAAATTGCATCTGTTGGACTAACCGAAAAGAAAGCAAAAGAAGCAGGATACGATATCAAAGTGGGTAAATTTCCATTCAAAGCGTCTGGTAAGGCCGTTGGCGCAGGTGTTACTGATGGATTTGTGAAAGTAATTTTTGACTCGAAATATGGCGAGTTCCTTGGTGCTCACATGATCGGCGCAAACGTTACAGAAATGATCGCTGAGGTGGTGGTGGCCCGTAAATTGGAAACTACTTCACACGAGATCATGCGTGCGATCCACCCTCACCCCACTATGTCCGAAGCATTGAAAGGCGCGACGGAAGCAGCTTACGGCGAGGCGATTGATTTGTAG
- a CDS encoding eukaryotic translation initiation factor 3 subunit L — MPSYECPRITIPGHFFNVWNGSNYLSNFIEDQFYKEMSVSELQQRYAENIEALVRLNNLAGKLYRSNPLNKTAVFMDISSEDVLNLLKSLNRYNVKYLLVGGMAGVVHGHIRTTQDMDLWIKKDRENAIAFVKALNENDVPGADLLLDMPLIFGWTSVRFGMSGFELDLGHSLKAFQESDFDSCYERSLTADFEGVPFHVIHLKDLITEKKATARAKDLADVEELQRIWENQQS; from the coding sequence TTGCCTTCATATGAATGCCCGAGAATTACTATTCCCGGGCATTTTTTTAATGTATGGAATGGTTCAAATTATTTATCTAATTTTATAGAAGATCAATTTTACAAAGAGATGTCTGTAAGCGAATTACAACAACGTTACGCTGAAAATATAGAAGCTCTTGTCCGGCTAAATAACTTGGCGGGGAAATTGTATCGATCCAACCCTCTCAATAAAACAGCGGTATTTATGGATATAAGCAGCGAAGACGTGCTTAATCTTCTCAAAAGTTTGAACAGATATAATGTAAAATATTTGTTAGTTGGCGGAATGGCTGGGGTAGTCCATGGGCATATCAGAACTACTCAGGACATGGATTTATGGATTAAAAAGGACCGGGAAAACGCTATTGCATTTGTCAAAGCATTAAATGAAAATGATGTCCCCGGTGCGGATTTGCTACTGGATATGCCACTCATTTTTGGCTGGACATCCGTCAGATTTGGGATGTCGGGATTTGAGCTGGATTTAGGACATTCGTTGAAAGCATTTCAGGAAAGTGATTTTGATTCTTGTTATGAACGGTCACTAACTGCTGATTTTGAAGGAGTTCCTTTTCATGTTATCCATTTAAAAGATTTAATAACAGAAAAGAAAGCGACTGCCCGGGCAAAAGATCTCGCTGACGTTGAAGAACTTCAACGCATCTGGGAAAATCAGCAATCTTAA
- a CDS encoding polysaccharide deacetylase family protein, translating into MKPLKTKVLLLLAALACHCSFAQTTETTYAEKLGYPKGKKILIIHVDDVGMSYESNQGAIKAIREGVANSLSVMMPCGWVPGFVNYWKENKDIDAGLHLTMTSEWKDYRWGPLAGKNQVKGLVDPQGAMWRGVADVVKNASPDEVEMEIRAQLERARTMGFEPTHLDSHMGTLFAKPEFLERYLKVGMQEKIPVMFPGGHNTAIQAEEKMIAERFEMTQQVGKQLWNAGLPVLDDLENTSYGWKGPENGDKSEKALQKYKTAKYMEALGKLKPGLTMVIMHCTIHTEVFPKISDSWPTREGDFLAMIDPELKKYIEKEGIILTTWREAMQRRQKTK; encoded by the coding sequence ATGAAACCCTTGAAAACAAAAGTCCTGCTCCTGCTAGCTGCGCTGGCTTGCCATTGCTCTTTTGCCCAAACAACCGAAACTACTTACGCCGAAAAGCTCGGATACCCGAAAGGGAAAAAGATACTAATCATTCACGTGGACGATGTAGGAATGTCTTACGAGTCCAATCAGGGTGCGATTAAGGCCATCCGCGAAGGTGTTGCCAACTCGCTGAGCGTGATGATGCCTTGTGGCTGGGTACCCGGTTTTGTCAATTATTGGAAAGAAAATAAAGATATCGACGCAGGCCTGCACCTCACAATGACCTCCGAATGGAAGGATTATCGCTGGGGTCCATTGGCCGGAAAAAATCAGGTGAAAGGACTAGTCGATCCGCAGGGCGCTATGTGGCGCGGCGTAGCGGATGTAGTGAAAAATGCTTCTCCCGATGAAGTTGAAATGGAGATCCGGGCACAGCTGGAACGCGCGAGAACAATGGGTTTTGAGCCTACACACCTGGATTCGCACATGGGTACACTCTTCGCGAAACCCGAATTTTTGGAAAGATATCTTAAAGTAGGAATGCAGGAGAAAATTCCGGTCATGTTCCCAGGTGGCCATAATACTGCTATTCAGGCAGAAGAAAAGATGATCGCTGAAAGATTTGAAATGACCCAACAAGTAGGAAAACAACTTTGGAATGCGGGGCTACCCGTGCTCGACGACCTCGAAAACACCAGCTATGGCTGGAAAGGGCCAGAAAATGGTGACAAGTCTGAAAAGGCGCTTCAAAAATATAAAACTGCCAAATACATGGAGGCGCTCGGAAAGCTGAAACCCGGGCTGACAATGGTGATCATGCATTGCACGATTCATACCGAGGTTTTTCCAAAAATCTCGGACTCCTGGCCAACAAGAGAGGGTGACTTTCTAGCGATGATTGACCCTGAGCTTAAAAAATACATTGAAAAAGAAGGGATCATTCTTACGACCTGGCGGGAAGCAATGCAGAGGAGGCAAAAAACGAAATAA
- a CDS encoding DUF4153 domain-containing protein — translation MIKLPSVQSLTESFVQTTTRYKWVVAVALIKMAVLLRYTETPNAIESERNFLLRLGYVSFLALPLFLAVLLSAKRRQWKNSWTAGIMVGITGLLVWYYFSLPDDPGQTDYYRFMLFMAGAHLIVSFAPFIGFDEPNGFWQFNKTLFLQFLNASLYSLTLFIGLLIAIQAIKYLFKVELSAQIEMDLAVVIFTFFHTVFFLSKIPDNLGDLERQTKYPNGLKIFTQYVLLPLEVVYVIILYAYTGKIIFQWKLPEGGVAYLVLAFSIAGIFALLLLYPLRKNQEERWIQIFSRRYYLALLPLIVLLFIGITRRIGDYGVTENRYIIAVLAIWLAGITFYFLSGKRDDIRWIPISLSILCFLLPIGPWNIFAVSKTSQLNQFHTILAEHKILNAKNQITGKATMKSEDYERLTSIVSFFRYREETGLEPHFAGFSANDRKEYEYYRKMDAALEKHIRISNPGSANNYAHFSSQLSRSAGQDIAILGFNKMVFFDSADDEQIKNKEWRFLSQNKRIAVYRNNIKVTELPAEKKVSELIDEFSNNSMSVPQEKLVFGYQDAHNHIKVIIRSISKNDTTYSAQGILLYK, via the coding sequence ATGATCAAATTACCTTCCGTTCAATCCCTGACAGAGAGCTTTGTTCAGACTACGACCCGCTATAAATGGGTGGTTGCAGTAGCATTAATAAAAATGGCCGTGCTTTTACGGTATACCGAAACACCCAATGCCATTGAAAGCGAAAGAAATTTCCTACTCCGCTTAGGATACGTTTCCTTTCTCGCACTTCCTCTATTCCTGGCGGTCTTGCTTTCTGCCAAAAGGCGCCAATGGAAAAATTCATGGACTGCTGGAATAATGGTGGGAATCACTGGGCTTCTGGTTTGGTACTATTTTAGTTTGCCTGACGATCCCGGTCAAACAGATTATTATCGTTTTATGCTTTTTATGGCGGGCGCTCATTTGATTGTTTCATTCGCACCGTTTATCGGATTTGACGAACCAAATGGGTTCTGGCAGTTTAACAAAACGCTCTTTCTGCAATTTCTGAATGCTTCGTTGTATTCCCTCACTTTGTTTATCGGGCTTCTTATCGCCATCCAAGCGATCAAGTATTTGTTTAAAGTGGAGCTCTCGGCGCAGATTGAAATGGATCTCGCTGTTGTGATATTTACATTCTTTCATACGGTATTCTTTTTGAGCAAAATCCCTGATAATCTCGGTGATCTTGAACGGCAGACCAAGTATCCCAACGGTTTAAAAATATTCACGCAATATGTTTTGCTGCCTCTTGAGGTAGTTTATGTGATCATTCTCTACGCCTATACCGGCAAGATTATTTTTCAATGGAAGCTACCAGAAGGCGGGGTTGCCTACCTTGTACTAGCCTTTTCGATAGCGGGAATTTTCGCATTGCTGCTACTTTATCCTTTGCGTAAAAATCAGGAGGAACGGTGGATACAAATTTTCAGCCGGCGGTATTACCTCGCACTCCTGCCATTGATCGTTCTCTTGTTTATTGGAATTACAAGAAGGATCGGCGATTATGGCGTTACTGAAAACCGTTACATTATTGCAGTACTAGCTATTTGGCTGGCTGGTATCACCTTTTATTTCTTGTCGGGAAAGCGGGACGACATTCGCTGGATACCAATAAGTTTATCCATTCTCTGCTTTTTGTTGCCAATCGGCCCCTGGAATATTTTCGCTGTTTCCAAAACCAGCCAGTTGAATCAGTTTCATACGATTTTAGCTGAACATAAAATCCTCAATGCAAAAAATCAGATTACAGGAAAGGCTACCATGAAGTCGGAGGATTATGAGCGGCTTACTTCTATTGTTAGTTTTTTCAGGTATAGGGAGGAAACTGGTCTTGAACCACACTTCGCTGGTTTTTCCGCCAATGATCGGAAGGAGTATGAGTATTACAGAAAAATGGACGCTGCTCTTGAAAAACACATTAGAATATCCAACCCAGGATCCGCGAACAACTATGCTCATTTCTCGTCACAACTTTCACGTAGTGCCGGTCAGGATATTGCTATTCTCGGGTTCAATAAAATGGTCTTTTTTGATTCAGCCGATGACGAGCAAATCAAAAACAAAGAATGGCGGTTTTTATCCCAAAATAAGAGAATAGCCGTCTATCGTAATAATATCAAAGTGACAGAGCTGCCCGCAGAGAAGAAAGTCAGCGAGTTAATAGATGAATTCAGCAACAATTCTATGAGTGTCCCTCAGGAAAAACTGGTTTTTGGTTACCAGGATGCCCATAATCACATTAAGGTGATCATAAGGTCAATCTCCAAAAATGACACCACCTATTCAGCGCAAGGTATTCTCCTGTACAAATAA
- a CDS encoding bifunctional heptose 7-phosphate kinase/heptose 1-phosphate adenyltransferase has protein sequence MNINQVFEAFNSLRVLVIGDVMLDSYVWGKVERISPEAPVPVVNVQTREYRLGGAGNVLLNVQSLGAEAIICSVIGTDSSGDLLENSLIEKGLNCEGLIRSEHRITTIKERIIAGSQQVVRIDTETDKPVSVSETAQLIAKAKELIPTCQVIIFEDYDKGVLTPESIAEITSFANANNVPTVVDPKKRNFLAYNHTTLFKPNLKELREGLKVEFNVDNPEELRAAVQHLKETLQVKGALITLSERGVIIDFQEEVHKLPAHIRQIADVSGAGDTVISIAACCVALGLPPKSIAAISNLGGGLVCEMVGVVPIDKNLLQTEAEKLS, from the coding sequence ATGAATATAAATCAGGTATTCGAAGCATTTAACTCTCTGCGTGTACTAGTAATCGGAGATGTGATGCTGGACTCATATGTTTGGGGAAAAGTAGAGAGAATTTCACCGGAAGCACCTGTTCCGGTGGTCAATGTTCAAACCAGGGAATACAGGCTTGGAGGCGCCGGTAATGTACTTTTGAATGTGCAGTCGCTAGGCGCCGAGGCCATTATCTGCTCCGTCATCGGCACCGATAGCTCCGGCGACCTGCTCGAAAACAGCCTGATTGAAAAAGGCTTGAACTGTGAAGGCCTCATCCGAAGTGAACACAGGATCACAACGATCAAGGAAAGAATCATTGCAGGCTCTCAGCAGGTAGTACGCATTGATACCGAAACTGATAAACCTGTTTCTGTCTCAGAAACGGCACAATTGATCGCCAAAGCCAAAGAACTGATCCCTACCTGCCAGGTGATTATTTTTGAAGACTACGACAAAGGTGTGCTGACTCCCGAATCAATCGCCGAGATCACTTCCTTTGCGAATGCCAATAATGTACCAACCGTCGTTGATCCAAAGAAACGTAATTTCCTTGCTTACAACCATACAACGCTTTTCAAACCTAACCTGAAAGAGCTCCGCGAAGGTTTAAAAGTGGAATTCAATGTGGATAACCCCGAAGAACTGAGGGCAGCTGTTCAGCATTTGAAAGAAACACTGCAAGTTAAAGGGGCGCTCATTACACTTTCGGAAAGAGGTGTTATCATTGATTTCCAGGAGGAAGTGCATAAGCTGCCTGCTCATATCAGGCAAATTGCGGATGTGTCAGGAGCAGGTGACACCGTGATCAGCATTGCGGCTTGCTGCGTAGCATTAGGTTTGCCTCCCAAATCCATTGCAGCCATCTCAAACCTGGGTGGCGGACTGGTTTGCGAAATGGTAGGGGTGGTTCCGATCGACAAAAACCTGTTGCAAACGGAAGCCGAAAAGCTAAGTTAA
- a CDS encoding GNAT family N-acetyltransferase: MTAVQIVKTESDILKCRSAVQALRPSLTDDIYDEAVQKTLADNRQIVFIEEDNEAAAIAVFETGYNLFRGKYIYIDDLSTLPGHRGKGYAGVLIDWIMEYAQKEGYNEVHLDSGVSAARTDAHRLYLNKRFQVTSLHFVAKV, from the coding sequence ATGACAGCTGTTCAAATCGTAAAAACAGAAAGTGATATTTTGAAATGCCGCAGTGCCGTACAGGCGTTGCGGCCTTCTCTTACCGATGATATTTACGACGAAGCGGTGCAAAAAACGCTCGCTGATAACCGTCAGATCGTTTTTATTGAAGAAGACAATGAAGCTGCGGCCATTGCAGTTTTTGAGACGGGCTACAACCTTTTTCGGGGGAAATATATCTACATTGATGACCTGTCGACATTACCCGGCCATCGTGGAAAAGGGTATGCGGGTGTTCTCATCGACTGGATCATGGAGTATGCTCAAAAAGAAGGCTACAATGAAGTCCATCTCGATTCCGGTGTAAGCGCAGCCAGAACGGACGCACATAGGCTTTATCTCAATAAAAGATTTCAGGTCACAAGCCTTCATTTTGTTGCCAAGGTCTGA
- a CDS encoding bifunctional 3,4-dihydroxy-2-butanone-4-phosphate synthase/GTP cyclohydrolase II encodes MSNNNNPIVLDSIEDAIEAIKKGELIIVVDDEDRENEGDFICAAELITPEIVNFMAREGRGLICVPITEERCAELDLEMMVGNNTALHETAFTVSVDLLGHGCTTGISASDRSKTIQALVSSDTKPEDLGRPGHIFPLKAKKGGVLRRTGHTEAAIDFPRLAGLSPAGVLVEILNEDGSMARLPQLREIANRFNLKLVSIKDLIEYRLREESLIKREIGVDMPTKWGHFDLIAYRQINTGDLHLALVKGTWEKDEPVLVRVHSSCVTGDIFGSCRCDCGPQLHAAMEMVDKAGKGVIVYMNQEGRGIGLLNKLKAYKLQEMGRDTVEANLELGLPMDDRDYGVGAQILRDLEVTKLKLITNNPKKRAGLIGYGLEIVDSVAVEIASNPYNEKYLLTKRDKMGHNLSNLTIPVNKG; translated from the coding sequence ATGAGTAATAATAACAATCCGATCGTACTGGATTCCATAGAAGATGCCATTGAGGCCATAAAAAAAGGTGAACTGATTATTGTCGTTGACGACGAGGACCGGGAAAATGAGGGTGATTTTATTTGCGCTGCCGAATTGATAACTCCCGAAATCGTCAACTTTATGGCCAGAGAAGGCCGCGGCTTGATTTGCGTTCCCATCACCGAGGAACGTTGTGCCGAGCTCGATCTCGAAATGATGGTAGGAAATAATACTGCATTGCACGAAACAGCATTCACCGTTTCTGTGGATTTGCTGGGACATGGCTGCACTACCGGAATTTCTGCCAGCGACCGCTCCAAAACCATTCAGGCACTGGTTAGCTCTGACACCAAACCAGAAGATTTGGGTCGCCCCGGTCATATTTTTCCATTAAAAGCAAAAAAAGGCGGAGTACTTCGCCGTACCGGACATACCGAAGCCGCCATTGACTTTCCGCGGCTGGCCGGATTATCGCCTGCTGGTGTCCTTGTTGAAATTCTCAATGAAGATGGTTCTATGGCGCGCCTGCCTCAATTGCGTGAGATCGCCAACCGATTTAATCTCAAACTCGTAAGTATCAAAGACCTGATTGAGTATCGGCTACGTGAAGAATCCTTGATCAAAAGAGAGATTGGCGTTGATATGCCTACTAAATGGGGACATTTCGACCTGATCGCTTACCGCCAGATCAACACCGGAGACTTACATTTGGCGTTGGTTAAAGGTACCTGGGAGAAAGATGAACCTGTATTGGTTCGGGTACATTCATCTTGTGTTACCGGTGATATTTTCGGTTCCTGCCGATGTGATTGTGGCCCTCAGCTGCATGCCGCAATGGAAATGGTAGACAAAGCAGGCAAGGGAGTGATCGTTTATATGAACCAGGAAGGACGTGGTATCGGTTTGCTAAATAAATTGAAGGCCTACAAGTTACAGGAAATGGGCCGCGATACCGTGGAAGCCAATCTGGAACTTGGGCTGCCAATGGATGACAGAGACTACGGTGTAGGCGCTCAGATCCTGCGCGACCTGGAAGTGACTAAATTGAAATTGATCACCAATAATCCTAAAAAACGGGCAGGATTGATCGGCTATGGTTTGGAAATAGTAGACTCCGTAGCCGTCGAAATTGCTTCTAATCCCTACAATGAAAAATATCTTTTGACCAAAAGAGATAAAATGGGTCACAATTTGAGCAACCTCACAATCCCCGTTAATAAAGGATGA
- a CDS encoding T9SS type B sorting domain-containing protein translates to MNIKLLIAFLLGTFLLFTEDVSGQGFCGNTGGFTVTPSQGCAPLTVTIKNQVVKAENVSYAYNFNRAQTTVPDIKETTQDSSYTYKLPGIYTILQFGSAGGTGFSQCKDVTVRETRAPTANVTVCKSGKVQLDMVLDSISEAYDFIEINWGDGTQVWNWEKGKGSVFHNYTGAGPWPPVKLTGKYTNGQCAQSTNTSTISGSSSQSLASVRIRNVEMLSSGDAKIVYDGIEGIPTEVLIDKGDGQFVSTGKKGQSAGAQAITISGLNPQQIYRFKLSSKDICDDIIESPVVSSLIIKEGSFSLDEIISVAWEHYPNTDQLIEYQLKRDGAVVFTSTDQLSYLDKDVKCGNIYKYEIVAIIENDVRSYSSFINLEPKSSAPGVINTASVTVEEDNTIVTQVEVSGEGLTSTYNLIVERSLLGSADFQQVSPADNQTLLFQDTNVNTSENSYCYRFAYENACKLKSPDYNAPVCSVLLKTNTPEIVWNGNAPFTDAVGSYDLLQMDDKGNIQDAIPKQLGTSHTLDLGSQSAFSFRVKVNSGNGNFTSYSNILNFRSEAIILVPDAFTPNGDAYNERFEVKAYFVSDFKMSVFNRWGEVVFRSENIAEGWNGNIKGEKAPGGYYLYKIEATASSGGNVQKNGSFLLIR, encoded by the coding sequence ATGAACATTAAGCTACTGATCGCATTTTTGTTAGGCACGTTTTTGCTTTTTACGGAAGATGTTTCAGGTCAGGGCTTTTGCGGAAACACTGGCGGATTTACCGTCACTCCTTCTCAGGGATGCGCTCCGTTAACTGTTACTATTAAAAACCAGGTTGTCAAAGCGGAGAATGTCAGTTATGCGTATAATTTCAACCGCGCTCAGACCACTGTACCCGACATTAAAGAAACCACCCAGGATTCTTCTTATACATACAAGCTGCCGGGCATCTATACGATCCTGCAATTCGGTAGTGCGGGTGGTACGGGTTTCAGTCAATGTAAAGATGTTACGGTAAGAGAAACCAGGGCTCCGACAGCCAATGTGACGGTTTGCAAAAGCGGAAAGGTTCAGTTGGACATGGTTCTGGATAGTATTTCAGAAGCATATGATTTCATTGAAATAAACTGGGGCGACGGTACGCAGGTTTGGAACTGGGAAAAGGGAAAAGGCAGTGTTTTTCATAACTATACAGGCGCAGGTCCATGGCCTCCTGTTAAGCTGACAGGGAAATATACGAATGGACAATGCGCTCAAAGCACTAATACATCAACAATCTCGGGCAGCTCATCGCAGTCGCTTGCAAGTGTCCGTATCCGGAATGTAGAGATGCTTTCCTCTGGTGATGCGAAGATCGTTTATGATGGTATCGAAGGCATACCGACAGAAGTACTCATTGACAAAGGCGACGGACAATTTGTATCCACAGGGAAAAAAGGACAGTCAGCGGGAGCACAGGCCATCACGATCAGCGGCCTTAACCCTCAGCAGATTTACAGGTTCAAATTATCTTCCAAAGACATTTGCGACGACATAATCGAAAGCCCTGTTGTGAGCAGTCTGATCATCAAAGAAGGATCGTTTTCATTGGACGAAATTATTTCAGTAGCCTGGGAGCATTACCCTAATACGGATCAATTGATAGAGTATCAGCTGAAACGAGATGGTGCAGTAGTTTTCACATCTACCGACCAACTATCCTATCTTGACAAAGACGTTAAATGTGGGAATATTTACAAATATGAAATTGTAGCGATCATTGAAAATGACGTACGCTCGTATTCCAGTTTCATTAATCTTGAACCAAAATCGTCGGCACCAGGCGTCATTAATACCGCCAGCGTTACAGTAGAGGAGGACAATACCATTGTGACCCAGGTAGAGGTTTCAGGTGAGGGGCTAACCAGCACCTATAACCTGATCGTAGAGAGGTCATTGCTCGGAAGTGCAGACTTTCAGCAGGTTTCACCAGCCGATAATCAGACTTTACTGTTCCAGGATACTAATGTCAACACTTCCGAGAATTCGTACTGCTACCGGTTCGCATATGAGAATGCGTGTAAATTGAAATCACCTGATTACAACGCGCCGGTATGCTCCGTACTTTTAAAAACCAATACACCTGAAATTGTATGGAATGGTAATGCGCCATTTACAGATGCGGTGGGTTCTTACGACCTATTGCAGATGGATGATAAAGGAAATATCCAGGATGCCATTCCGAAGCAGTTGGGTACCAGTCATACATTAGACCTTGGGTCGCAGTCCGCATTTTCATTTCGCGTAAAAGTAAATTCAGGCAATGGAAACTTCACGAGTTACTCCAACATTTTGAATTTCAGAAGCGAGGCTATTATTTTAGTCCCGGACGCATTTACACCTAATGGAGATGCTTATAATGAGCGGTTTGAAGTGAAAGCCTACTTTGTTTCAGACTTTAAAATGTCGGTTTTTAATCGTTGGGGAGAAGTCGTTTTTAGGTCAGAAAACATTGCAGAGGGCTGGAATGGCAATATTAAGGGGGAAAAAGCGCCGGGGGGTTACTACCTGTACAAGATCGAAGCAACGGCTTCCTCGGGCGGGAATGTGCAGAAGAATGGAAGTTTTTTACTGATAAGATAG